The following proteins are encoded in a genomic region of Actinomadura sp. NAK00032:
- a CDS encoding DUF6603 domain-containing protein, protein MCGTVVDTKLELTVRFVAASDEPKAADPVAGVVVSLSLAGTEKFAFLADVLQTVTLDLETRMMDDGMRRRLSVSAEFQVSSDRTLTATAELDSTATAKSDSKPTAKTDSEATSKGDSKATAELDSKATAKSFEFTVASSDPISVAEALHALGFTEAQSPAFLPSLTGIVLRYDVPEAGKHRIVVYPAGTEKGTVAWAAAVLPKEGEEKNRPVVASAMVPFGSKARLSELDLLRGQIPADSDLQIGLQAVYASQDLKVDRIKALNGALGKAAAPLPETGDLAAGTTLVAWVTIGDETHKMLVREPASKQSRQTGDGKQTGDGKQTGDGKQTGDGEQTGDGKRDEPGDDAQAVRKVERALGTLHLRQVAVRLVPAGEGRAARLVVSLDAGFVAAGFELTATGLGMEIDLTEDPVVRVVLRGLGVAYERDPLHVLGMLASRPPDGEYEFAYDGLIMVKAAKWGLMAVGSYARLKETDQHPAYTSLFVFGASEGKIGGPPPLVFTGLALGFGYNSRLTLPEADEVAQFPFVRALGDMGQLTGAEPDQPISPTEVLEKITGGADAVVSPAAGVLWLAAGVSASVAETVDLAGLLIVQFSDRDFLVALLGTMSADFPTGSAEAEKTPRIAHVELGFRALYEHAKRQFSLTAALGGNSWIFHEDCKLTGGAALCVWFPGSVHEGDFVATVGGYHPAFRKPDHYPAVPRVGLSWSASSAVAVKGELYVAVTPEAGMVGGRLEISYDAGGLRAWLVAHFNVIVWWAPLYFHADIGITIGASYTLDCWLFSVTVRVEIKATLQVWGPPAGGRAHLKAGPFSVSIGFGADEDRRSRQLEWKEFQSRQLPEAPLTLSVLGGLLTDPVMMKKAVPGSWIVSTDGFAFTTRTAIPATEVGYNSARQALEDEPEVGGVKRRRKTHLDVRPMRYAGEPSKRSVHNVSVVKDTHGGYRDDGERYTSADDWTVVPQYSAVPNALWGKVLDEPPRPEEAATRPTEVYATGLEVRIPAPRLVGRKVDTSIEAIRERPWAGQVNPLRHATAECTAPGGPGVSRETAFEEMSKVLTGLGLLEVQR, encoded by the coding sequence TTGTGCGGCACGGTTGTCGACACGAAACTGGAGTTGACCGTCCGGTTCGTCGCCGCGAGTGATGAACCCAAGGCCGCCGACCCGGTCGCCGGGGTCGTGGTGAGCCTGTCGCTGGCCGGGACGGAGAAGTTCGCGTTTCTGGCGGACGTCCTGCAGACGGTGACCCTCGACCTCGAGACGCGGATGATGGACGACGGGATGCGGCGCCGCTTGTCCGTTTCCGCGGAGTTCCAGGTCTCCAGCGACAGGACGCTGACGGCCACCGCCGAGCTGGACTCCACGGCCACCGCCAAGTCGGATTCCAAACCCACTGCCAAGACGGATTCCGAGGCGACTTCCAAGGGGGACTCCAAGGCCACCGCCGAGCTGGACTCCAAGGCCACCGCCAAGAGCTTCGAGTTCACCGTGGCGTCGTCCGACCCGATCTCGGTGGCCGAGGCGCTGCACGCGCTCGGATTCACTGAGGCGCAGTCGCCGGCGTTCCTTCCGTCGCTCACCGGCATCGTCCTGCGCTACGACGTTCCGGAGGCGGGCAAGCACCGCATCGTCGTCTACCCGGCCGGGACGGAGAAAGGGACGGTGGCGTGGGCTGCGGCGGTGCTGCCCAAGGAGGGCGAGGAGAAGAACAGGCCCGTCGTGGCCTCGGCGATGGTGCCGTTCGGCTCCAAGGCGCGGCTTTCCGAGCTGGATCTGCTGCGCGGGCAGATCCCCGCCGACAGCGATCTCCAGATCGGCCTCCAGGCCGTCTACGCCTCCCAGGACCTGAAGGTGGACCGGATCAAGGCGCTCAACGGCGCCCTGGGCAAGGCGGCGGCGCCGCTGCCGGAAACCGGAGACCTGGCGGCGGGCACCACACTGGTCGCGTGGGTGACGATCGGGGACGAGACCCACAAGATGCTGGTGCGCGAACCCGCTTCCAAGCAGTCGCGGCAGACCGGTGATGGAAAGCAGACCGGTGATGGAAAGCAGACCGGTGACGGGAAGCAGACCGGTGACGGGGAGCAGACCGGTGACGGGAAGCGGGACGAGCCCGGCGATGACGCGCAGGCGGTGCGGAAGGTCGAGCGGGCACTGGGGACGCTGCATCTGCGGCAGGTCGCGGTCCGGCTGGTGCCCGCGGGGGAGGGGCGGGCGGCAAGGCTCGTCGTGAGCCTGGACGCCGGGTTCGTCGCGGCCGGCTTCGAGTTGACGGCGACCGGCCTCGGCATGGAGATCGACCTGACCGAGGACCCCGTCGTCCGGGTGGTGCTGCGCGGCCTGGGCGTGGCGTACGAGCGGGACCCGCTGCATGTGCTGGGGATGCTCGCGTCCCGTCCCCCCGACGGCGAGTACGAGTTCGCCTACGACGGGCTGATCATGGTCAAGGCCGCCAAATGGGGGCTCATGGCCGTGGGATCCTACGCCCGTCTCAAGGAGACGGACCAGCATCCCGCCTATACCTCGCTGTTCGTCTTCGGCGCGTCGGAGGGGAAGATCGGCGGGCCGCCGCCCCTGGTGTTCACCGGGCTGGCGTTGGGCTTCGGTTACAACAGCCGGCTCACTCTGCCCGAGGCCGACGAGGTGGCCCAGTTCCCGTTCGTGCGGGCCCTGGGCGACATGGGGCAGCTGACGGGGGCCGAACCCGACCAGCCGATCAGCCCCACCGAGGTGCTGGAGAAGATCACCGGCGGCGCCGACGCCGTGGTGTCACCGGCCGCCGGCGTCCTGTGGCTCGCGGCGGGTGTGAGCGCCTCGGTCGCCGAGACCGTGGACCTGGCGGGGCTGCTGATCGTCCAGTTCAGCGACCGGGACTTCCTGGTGGCACTGCTCGGGACGATGTCGGCCGACTTCCCCACGGGCTCGGCCGAGGCTGAGAAGACGCCGCGCATCGCCCACGTCGAGCTGGGGTTCCGGGCCCTGTATGAGCACGCGAAGCGGCAGTTCTCGCTGACGGCGGCGCTGGGCGGCAACTCCTGGATCTTCCACGAGGACTGCAAGCTGACCGGCGGCGCAGCCCTGTGCGTGTGGTTCCCCGGCAGCGTCCACGAGGGCGACTTCGTGGCCACGGTCGGCGGCTACCATCCCGCCTTCAGGAAGCCCGACCACTATCCGGCGGTGCCGCGGGTGGGGCTGAGCTGGTCGGCGAGTTCCGCGGTCGCCGTCAAGGGCGAACTGTACGTCGCCGTCACTCCCGAGGCGGGCATGGTCGGCGGGCGGCTGGAGATCAGCTACGACGCCGGGGGCCTGCGCGCCTGGCTGGTGGCCCATTTCAACGTCATCGTGTGGTGGGCGCCGCTGTACTTCCACGCCGACATCGGCATCACCATCGGCGCGTCCTACACCCTGGACTGCTGGTTGTTCAGCGTGACGGTCCGGGTGGAGATCAAGGCCACGTTGCAGGTGTGGGGGCCGCCCGCCGGCGGGCGCGCGCACCTGAAGGCGGGCCCGTTCTCGGTGAGCATCGGCTTCGGCGCCGACGAGGACCGGCGCTCGCGGCAGCTGGAATGGAAGGAGTTCCAGAGCAGACAGCTGCCCGAGGCGCCGCTGACCCTGTCGGTGCTGGGCGGACTGCTCACCGATCCGGTCATGATGAAGAAGGCGGTGCCGGGGAGCTGGATCGTCTCCACGGACGGGTTCGCGTTCACGACCCGCACCGCGATCCCCGCCACGGAGGTCGGCTACAACTCCGCGCGGCAGGCGCTCGAGGACGAGCCGGAGGTCGGCGGCGTCAAGCGCCGCCGCAAGACGCACCTCGACGTGCGGCCCATGCGCTACGCAGGGGAGCCGTCGAAGCGCTCCGTCCACAACGTGTCGGTCGTGAAGGACACGCACGGTGGATACCGGGACGACGGCGAAAGGTACACCAGCGCCGACGACTGGACCGTCGTCCCCCAGTACTCGGCCGTGCCCAACGCGCTGTGGGGCAAGGTACTGGACGAGCCGCCGCGCCCTGAGGAGGCCGCGACGCGCCCCACCGAGGTCTACGCGACCGGTCTCGAAGTGCGCATTCCGGCCCCGCGGCTGGTCGGCCGCAAGGTCGACACGTCCATCGAGGCGATCCGGGAGCGGCCGTGGGCGGGACAGGTCAATCCGCTCCGGCACGCCACTGCCGAGTGCACCGCGCCGGGCGGTCCGGGCGTCTCCCGCGAGACCGCGTTCGAGGAGATGAGCAAGGTGCTCACCGGACTGGGACTGCTGGAGGTCCAGCGATGA
- a CDS encoding superoxide dismutase has protein sequence MTYSLPDLPYDYAALEPAITGEILELHHAKHHAAYVKGANDTLEKLDEARDKDQLGGLVGLEKTLAFNLSGHVLHTIFWDNLSPDGGDRPDGELGSAIDEHFGSFEAFEKQLTQATATVQGSGWGVLGWEPLGQRLIIQQVYDHHGNVGMGSTPLLVFDAWEHAYYLQYKNVRPDYVQKLWDLVNWNDVAARLTAAKNA, from the coding sequence ATGACGTACTCACTTCCGGACCTTCCTTATGACTACGCCGCCCTGGAGCCCGCCATCACCGGCGAGATCTTGGAGTTGCACCACGCCAAGCACCACGCCGCCTACGTCAAGGGCGCCAACGACACGCTGGAGAAGCTGGACGAGGCGCGTGACAAGGACCAGCTCGGCGGCCTGGTTGGCCTGGAGAAGACGCTCGCGTTCAACCTGTCCGGGCACGTCCTGCACACGATCTTCTGGGACAACCTGTCCCCCGACGGCGGCGACCGCCCCGACGGCGAGCTCGGCTCGGCCATCGACGAGCACTTCGGCTCGTTCGAGGCGTTCGAGAAGCAGCTCACGCAGGCGACCGCGACCGTCCAGGGATCGGGCTGGGGCGTGCTCGGCTGGGAGCCCCTCGGGCAGCGGCTGATCATCCAGCAGGTCTACGACCACCACGGCAACGTCGGCATGGGCTCCACCCCGCTACTGGTGTTCGACGCCTGGGAGCACGCCTACTACCTGCAGTACAAGAACGTGCGCCCGGACTACGTCCAGAAACTGTGGGACCTGGTGAACTGGAACGACGTCGCCGCCCGCCTCACCGCCGCCAAGAACGCCTGA
- a CDS encoding helix-turn-helix transcriptional regulator, whose amino-acid sequence MDDLAGFLRTRRSRVDPAVVGIPADSRRRVQGLRREEVAHLSGVSVDYYVRLEQGRATQPSEQVLDALARVLGLDETERGHLDRLARQRRRPKAPGGRVRPELLRVLDLVADAPALIMDHRLDVLAGNRLARLLFGRPMPGLNTARHIFLEEAERGLYADWETCTLDVVGHLRLAAGKYPEDPRLASLIGELAMGSERFRRLWARADVRARAHGRKAYRHPLVGLLELHQENFALPDGSGMELLVLSAAPGSPAEDGLRLLAGLDTGSGDAHSTGSARAHQ is encoded by the coding sequence ATGGACGATCTTGCGGGCTTCCTCAGGACCCGGCGTTCCCGAGTCGACCCGGCAGTCGTGGGCATCCCCGCCGACAGCCGCCGCCGGGTCCAGGGGCTGCGCCGCGAAGAGGTCGCGCATCTGTCCGGAGTGAGCGTCGACTACTACGTACGCCTGGAGCAGGGCCGCGCGACCCAACCCTCAGAGCAGGTTCTCGACGCGCTCGCCCGGGTCCTGGGCCTCGACGAGACCGAACGCGGGCACCTCGACCGGCTCGCCCGGCAGCGCCGCCGCCCGAAGGCGCCGGGCGGGCGGGTCCGGCCGGAGCTGCTGCGCGTCCTCGACCTGGTCGCGGACGCACCCGCGCTGATCATGGACCACCGCCTGGACGTGCTCGCCGGGAACCGCCTCGCCCGGCTCCTCTTCGGCCGTCCGATGCCGGGCCTGAACACCGCCCGGCACATCTTCCTCGAAGAGGCCGAGCGCGGCCTTTACGCGGACTGGGAGACCTGCACCCTGGACGTGGTCGGACACCTGCGCCTGGCCGCCGGGAAATACCCCGAGGACCCCCGCCTGGCCTCGCTCATCGGAGAGCTGGCGATGGGCAGCGAGCGCTTCCGCCGCCTGTGGGCCCGTGCGGACGTGCGCGCCCGCGCACACGGGCGCAAGGCGTACCGGCACCCGTTGGTCGGCCTGCTGGAACTGCACCAGGAGAACTTCGCGCTACCGGATGGCTCGGGCATGGAGCTCTTGGTGCTGTCCGCGGCCCCCGGCAGCCCCGCCGAGGACGGGCTGCGCCTGCTCGCCGGCCTGGACACGGGCAGCGGTGACGCGCATTCCACAGGGAGCGCTCGGGCTCACCAATGA
- a CDS encoding NAD(P)H-dependent oxidoreductase, translating into MKTLIVYAHPEPKSLNGSLRDLAVSTLESAGHEVRVSDLYAMNWKAVVDAADYGSHASAPLKVALDSGRAFDAGTLTPDVLAEQERLLWADTIIFQFPLWWYTMPAILKGWVDRVFTYHFAYGVGEHSDTRYGERFGEGTLAGRRALLSVTAGGPESHYAARGINGPIDDLLFPIQHGILYYPGIEVLPPFVLYGTDRMSGEDYPDVAKAWEQRLLTLESTEPIAFRRQNFGDYEIPSLHLKEGLEPAGRTGFGLHVRGRAPAVSTR; encoded by the coding sequence ATGAAGACGCTGATCGTCTACGCCCACCCGGAGCCGAAGTCGCTCAACGGCTCGCTGAGGGACCTCGCGGTGTCCACGTTGGAGAGCGCCGGCCACGAGGTGCGGGTGAGCGACCTGTACGCGATGAACTGGAAGGCGGTCGTGGACGCCGCGGACTACGGCTCCCACGCCTCGGCTCCGCTGAAGGTCGCCCTGGACTCGGGCCGGGCCTTCGACGCCGGGACGCTCACCCCGGACGTCCTCGCCGAGCAGGAGCGGCTGCTGTGGGCCGACACGATCATCTTTCAGTTCCCGCTGTGGTGGTACACGATGCCCGCGATCCTCAAGGGCTGGGTGGACCGGGTGTTCACCTACCACTTCGCCTACGGTGTCGGCGAACACAGCGACACCAGGTACGGCGAGCGCTTCGGCGAAGGGACCCTCGCCGGCCGGAGGGCCCTGCTGTCGGTGACCGCCGGCGGTCCGGAGTCGCATTACGCCGCCCGCGGGATCAACGGCCCCATCGATGATCTGCTGTTCCCGATCCAGCACGGCATCCTCTACTACCCGGGCATCGAGGTGCTGCCGCCGTTCGTGCTGTACGGCACCGACCGGATGTCCGGCGAGGACTACCCGGACGTCGCCAAGGCATGGGAGCAGCGCCTGCTCACCCTGGAGTCGACCGAGCCGATCGCGTTCCGGCGGCAGAACTTCGGCGACTACGAGATCCCCTCCCTGCACCTGAAGGAGGGGCTGGAGCCCGCTGGCCGCACGGGTTTCGGGCTGCACGTGCGCGGCCGCGCACCCGCCGTCTCGACTCGGTGA
- a CDS encoding thiamine pyrophosphate-dependent enzyme — MRGHRRSRRGAPAQRAVRRTGRRSPVIAVTGLSYHDTIGSHFLQDLPSDRLLEGACPFSERVMGPAHAITATDLAVRSALMNRTPSHLAIPIDVQSWTMEQDTVSDKNVPGHASLAAQPFTVVPPLEQIRRAAAVLNACRKVAICAGAGARGAGETLERVAEALGAPIVKAGLGKDCVPDDSPYTTGGMGLIGTRASHEAFEDCDGFLIVGSSTPYYDFWPEPGQARGVQIDLNADRIGMRYPVEVGLVGHAEGVLDALLPHLEHKADRSFLERAQRTYRDWWRLVGEQAASSGTPMRPQVVTWELSKALPDDAIITGDAGTVTAWGGRLMLRRGMSYSFSGTLCTMGAALPYAIGAQIAHPDRPVIAFTGDGSLSMGLGELATLAQYDLPVKVVVLRNDSLALEVWEQTALLGNPQHGCELHPVDFASVARACGLNAVRLLDPADAADVFQQAMAEPGPCLVEAVTDPYEAPFGESLKPAHAEHIAEAFGKGEKAAGPMARNLMQEPRVAMSPALQQHRDALNRYR, encoded by the coding sequence GTGCGTGGCCACCGCCGGTCCCGGCGCGGTGCACCTGCTCAACGGGCTGTACGACGCACGGGTCGACGGTCGCCGGTCATCGCCGTCACCGGTCTGTCCTACCACGACACGATCGGCTCCCACTTCCTGCAGGATCTGCCGTCCGACCGGCTGCTGGAGGGGGCGTGCCCGTTCTCCGAACGGGTCATGGGCCCGGCCCACGCGATCACCGCGACCGACCTGGCGGTGCGGTCGGCGCTGATGAACCGCACGCCCTCCCATCTGGCGATCCCGATCGACGTCCAGTCCTGGACGATGGAGCAGGACACGGTCTCCGACAAGAACGTGCCCGGGCACGCGTCCCTGGCCGCCCAGCCGTTCACGGTGGTGCCGCCGCTAGAGCAGATCCGCCGGGCCGCCGCGGTGCTCAACGCCTGCCGGAAGGTGGCGATCTGCGCCGGTGCGGGCGCGCGCGGCGCCGGCGAGACGCTGGAGCGGGTCGCCGAGGCGCTGGGCGCGCCGATCGTCAAGGCCGGTCTCGGCAAGGACTGCGTGCCCGACGACAGCCCCTACACCACCGGCGGCATGGGGCTGATCGGCACGCGCGCCTCCCACGAGGCGTTCGAGGACTGCGACGGGTTCCTGATCGTCGGCTCGTCCACCCCGTACTACGACTTCTGGCCCGAGCCCGGGCAGGCGCGCGGGGTGCAGATCGACCTGAACGCCGACCGCATCGGCATGCGCTACCCGGTCGAAGTCGGCCTCGTCGGTCATGCCGAAGGGGTACTGGACGCGCTCCTCCCGCACCTGGAGCACAAGGCCGACCGGTCCTTCCTGGAACGGGCGCAGCGGACCTACCGCGACTGGTGGCGGCTGGTCGGCGAGCAGGCCGCCTCGTCCGGCACCCCGATGCGCCCGCAGGTGGTCACCTGGGAACTGTCCAAGGCCCTGCCCGATGACGCGATCATCACCGGCGACGCCGGAACCGTCACCGCCTGGGGCGGCCGGCTGATGCTGCGCCGGGGGATGAGCTACTCCTTCTCCGGCACCCTGTGCACCATGGGGGCCGCGCTGCCCTACGCGATCGGCGCGCAGATCGCCCATCCCGACCGGCCGGTCATCGCCTTCACCGGCGACGGCTCGCTGTCCATGGGCCTGGGCGAACTGGCCACGCTCGCCCAGTACGACCTGCCCGTCAAGGTCGTGGTGCTGCGCAACGACTCCCTGGCCCTGGAGGTGTGGGAGCAGACCGCGCTGCTCGGCAACCCCCAGCACGGGTGCGAACTGCACCCCGTCGACTTCGCCTCGGTCGCCCGAGCGTGCGGGCTGAACGCCGTCCGCCTCCTGGATCCTGCCGACGCCGCGGACGTGTTCCAGCAGGCCATGGCCGAGCCGGGGCCGTGCCTGGTCGAAGCGGTCACCGACCCCTACGAGGCGCCGTTCGGCGAAAGCCTCAAACCCGCCCACGCCGAACACATCGCCGAGGCGTTCGGCAAGGGCGAGAAGGCGGCCGGCCCCATGGCCCGCAACCTCATGCAAGAGCCCCGCGTCGCGATGTCACCCGCACTCCAGCAGCACCGCGACGCTCTCAACCGCTACCGCTGA
- a CDS encoding DUF523 and DUF1722 domain-containing protein, translated as MPSLKPPPGPAPGDRPRPRLAVSSCLLGAPVRYNGGHSRDRFLTGALAAHVDWVPVCPEIEIGLGAPRPTLRLLSDGRIVTKDRTCDHTDAMTGLADDRLPDLAGVDGYVFKSRSPSCGLLSLPRYASGRPGERTDGQPVDRRGRGVFAALVTDALPHLPAEEDGRLRDPVLREHFVERVFAHARLRELFAGDWSPRDLVAFHSRHKLQILSHDPAAYRDTGRIVAQAGARPRQELEAEYRRAFSEAFAVRPKRGRHANALLHVFSPLSAHLDPTRRRDILAAIESYQRGEAPLSVPIALLRHHAEGEHLAYLAQQTYLDPYPADLLLRHHI; from the coding sequence GTGCCCTCTCTCAAGCCGCCGCCCGGTCCGGCGCCGGGGGACCGTCCGCGGCCCCGGCTGGCGGTGTCCAGTTGCCTGCTGGGCGCGCCCGTCCGCTACAACGGCGGCCACAGCCGCGACCGGTTCCTCACCGGGGCCCTCGCCGCCCACGTCGACTGGGTGCCCGTCTGCCCGGAGATCGAGATCGGCCTCGGGGCGCCCCGCCCCACCCTGCGCCTGCTCAGCGACGGGCGGATCGTCACCAAGGACCGGACCTGCGACCACACCGACGCCATGACCGGACTCGCGGACGACCGGCTTCCCGACCTCGCCGGCGTCGACGGGTACGTGTTCAAGTCACGCTCGCCGAGCTGCGGGCTGCTGAGCCTGCCGCGCTACGCGTCCGGGCGGCCGGGCGAACGCACCGACGGGCAGCCGGTCGACCGCCGGGGCCGCGGCGTGTTCGCCGCCCTCGTCACCGACGCGCTCCCGCACCTGCCCGCCGAGGAGGACGGCCGGCTCCGCGACCCCGTCCTCCGCGAGCACTTCGTCGAGCGGGTCTTCGCCCACGCGCGGCTCCGCGAACTCTTCGCCGGCGACTGGAGCCCCCGCGACCTGGTCGCCTTCCACAGCCGCCACAAGCTGCAGATCCTCTCCCACGACCCGGCCGCCTACCGGGACACCGGACGCATCGTCGCCCAGGCGGGCGCCCGGCCGCGCCAGGAACTGGAGGCCGAGTACCGCCGCGCCTTCAGCGAGGCCTTCGCCGTCCGTCCCAAACGCGGCCGCCACGCCAACGCGCTCCTCCACGTCTTCAGCCCGCTGAGCGCGCACCTCGACCCGACGCGGCGCCGCGACATCCTGGCCGCGATCGAGTCCTACCAGCGCGGCGAGGCGCCCCTCAGCGTCCCGATCGCCCTGCTGCGCCACCACGCCGAAGGCGAGCACCTCGCCTACCTGGCTCAGCAGACCTACCTCGACCCCTACCCCGCCGATCTCCTTCTCCGCCACCACATCTGA
- a CDS encoding SDR family oxidoreductase: MGVALRMEVTQVMNHRGLCLVTGASGYIGGRLVPELLDAGYSVRCMTRSAQRLRDHPWAGRVEVAQADAADPEAVRRALDGVDVAYYLVHAIGGAGGFAGKDRKAAHSFARAARDAQVGRLVYLGGMDPEEELSPHLRSRAEVGRIMLGSGVPAVWLRAAVIIGSGSASFEMLRHLTERLPVMVTPRWVHTRIQPIAIRDVLHYLVASADLPAEVSRGFDIGGPDVLTYAEMMHRYAAVAGLRRRLIVPVPVLSPGLSSLWVGAITPVPGGLARPLVESLRNEVVCGEDDIGRYVPPPPDGPTGFDRSVALALRRVQRADVATRWSSASVPGAPSDPLPTDPDWAGGSLYTDDRSCRADAPPERLWEVVEAIGGERGWYSFPAAWRARGVIDRLVGGVGLRRGRRDPRRLRIGETVDFWRVEEIEPGRLLRLRAEMRLPGPAWLELRVSEEDGRGLLAQRALFHPRGLAGHAYWWAFRPFHDRIFGTMCRGIARAAERPPP; the protein is encoded by the coding sequence ATGGGCGTCGCCTTGCGCATGGAGGTAACGCAGGTCATGAACCACCGGGGCTTGTGCCTGGTGACGGGCGCCAGCGGCTATATCGGGGGACGGCTGGTCCCCGAGCTGCTGGACGCCGGCTACAGCGTGCGGTGCATGACCCGTTCGGCGCAGCGGCTGCGCGACCACCCGTGGGCCGGGCGGGTGGAGGTCGCGCAGGCCGACGCCGCCGACCCGGAGGCCGTCCGGCGCGCGCTGGACGGTGTCGACGTCGCGTACTACCTGGTCCATGCCATCGGCGGCGCGGGCGGTTTCGCCGGCAAGGACCGGAAGGCGGCGCACTCCTTCGCTCGGGCGGCACGGGACGCGCAGGTGGGACGCCTGGTCTATCTCGGCGGCATGGACCCGGAGGAGGAGCTGTCGCCGCATCTGCGGTCCCGCGCCGAGGTCGGCCGGATCATGCTCGGCAGCGGCGTCCCGGCGGTGTGGCTGCGCGCGGCGGTGATCATCGGCTCGGGGTCGGCGTCGTTCGAGATGCTGCGCCACCTCACCGAGCGGCTGCCGGTGATGGTCACGCCGCGGTGGGTGCACACCCGGATCCAGCCGATCGCGATCCGGGACGTCCTGCACTATCTGGTGGCGTCGGCCGACCTGCCCGCCGAGGTGAGCCGCGGCTTCGACATCGGCGGGCCGGACGTGCTGACCTACGCGGAGATGATGCACCGGTACGCCGCCGTGGCCGGGCTGCGCCGGCGGCTCATCGTCCCGGTCCCGGTGCTGAGCCCGGGGTTGTCGAGCCTGTGGGTGGGCGCCATCACGCCGGTTCCCGGCGGCCTCGCGCGTCCGCTGGTGGAGTCGCTGCGCAACGAGGTCGTGTGCGGCGAGGACGACATCGGCCGGTACGTCCCGCCTCCGCCGGACGGTCCGACCGGTTTCGACCGCTCGGTCGCGCTCGCGCTGCGCCGGGTCCAGCGGGCCGATGTCGCCACGCGCTGGTCATCGGCGAGCGTCCCGGGGGCGCCGAGCGATCCGTTGCCGACGGATCCGGACTGGGCCGGCGGCAGTCTCTACACCGATGACCGGTCGTGCCGGGCGGACGCCCCGCCGGAGCGGCTGTGGGAGGTCGTCGAGGCGATCGGCGGGGAACGCGGCTGGTACTCCTTCCCGGCCGCCTGGCGGGCCAGGGGCGTCATCGACCGGCTGGTGGGCGGGGTCGGGCTGCGGCGAGGACGCCGGGATCCGCGCCGGCTGCGCATCGGCGAGACAGTGGACTTCTGGCGTGTCGAAGAGATCGAGCCGGGCCGCCTGCTGCGGCTGCGCGCCGAGATGCGGCTCCCCGGCCCGGCCTGGCTGGAGCTGAGGGTGTCGGAGGAGGACGGTCGCGGCCTGCTGGCGCAGCGGGCGCTGTTCCACCCGCGGGGGCTGGCCGGCCACGCGTACTGGTGGGCGTTCCGGCCGTTCCACGACCGCATCTTCGGAACGATGTGCCGCGGCATCGCCCGCGCGGCCGAGCGGCCCCCGCCATGA
- a CDS encoding class I SAM-dependent methyltransferase: protein MQTAGTSLKQRAIGYLVGQARRPRGLVGWANGWMFALRPSNRRRNLWAVSLLDVRPTDRVLEIGFGPGIAIAAFAGRATRGEVFGIDHSRAMVRHAARRNAAAVRAGRVHLAQASVERLPGFGDPLDAVLAVNSAGFWPDPVERLRELRRLLRPAGRIALVSQPRCPGATSDTTARAARELQDMLTQAGFTDIQVETLDLDPPAACVLATSPAS from the coding sequence ATGCAGACCGCAGGTACCTCTCTCAAGCAGCGCGCGATCGGATATCTGGTGGGCCAGGCCCGCCGGCCCCGGGGCCTGGTCGGATGGGCGAACGGCTGGATGTTCGCCCTGCGCCCCTCCAACCGGCGGCGCAACCTGTGGGCGGTGTCGCTGCTGGACGTGCGGCCCACCGACCGGGTACTCGAGATCGGCTTCGGCCCCGGCATCGCCATCGCCGCGTTCGCCGGCCGCGCCACCCGGGGCGAGGTGTTCGGCATCGACCACTCGCGGGCCATGGTCCGGCACGCCGCCCGCCGCAACGCCGCCGCCGTCCGCGCCGGCCGCGTGCACCTCGCGCAGGCGTCCGTGGAGCGGCTGCCGGGCTTCGGCGATCCACTCGACGCCGTCCTGGCCGTCAACTCCGCGGGGTTCTGGCCCGATCCGGTGGAGCGGCTCCGCGAACTGCGCCGCCTGCTGCGTCCGGCGGGGCGCATCGCGCTCGTCAGCCAGCCCCGCTGCCCCGGCGCCACCAGCGACACCACCGCCCGAGCCGCCCGAGAACTCCAGGACATGCTCACCCAGGCCGGCTTCACCGACATCCAGGTCGAGACCCTCGACCTCGACCCGCCCGCCGCCTGCGTGCTCGCCACCAGCCCGGCCTCATGA
- a CDS encoding MerR family transcriptional regulator — protein MSEQLTIGELAERTGIAASALRYWEELGLLPAPARVSGRRRYPPTAVGLVAVVVALQNVGFTLREVKAFLASRPPPGDARREMYRRKLTELDQRIAQAQAARTAIAHGLACPHEDISECPNFTTGAAALLAGSSLQEAHDAAHDAADDEAHPH, from the coding sequence ATGAGCGAGCAGCTGACGATCGGGGAGCTGGCGGAACGCACCGGCATCGCCGCGTCCGCGCTGCGCTACTGGGAGGAACTCGGCCTGCTGCCGGCACCGGCCCGGGTCTCAGGCCGGCGGCGGTATCCGCCGACGGCGGTCGGCCTCGTCGCTGTGGTCGTGGCGCTGCAGAACGTCGGCTTCACGCTGCGGGAGGTCAAGGCGTTCCTCGCGTCCCGCCCGCCGCCTGGCGACGCCCGGCGGGAGATGTACCGGCGCAAGCTCACCGAACTGGATCAACGCATCGCCCAGGCCCAGGCCGCGCGCACCGCCATCGCCCACGGCCTGGCCTGCCCGCACGAGGACATCTCCGAGTGCCCCAACTTCACCACCGGCGCCGCGGCGCTCCTGGCGGGGTCCTCTCTCCAAGAGGCCCACGACGCGGCTCACGACGCGGCTGACGACGAGGCCCATCCGCACTGA